A portion of the Fervidobacterium gondwanense DSM 13020 genome contains these proteins:
- a CDS encoding CRISPR-associated primase-polymerase type A1 has protein sequence MSFPKDVKEKLNLAVSYEKKFEFNKALEVYKELRDYLTVEDGSLIRFAKLLVEFEEYSEAKEVLEKIVLNKKVYTKELVSMLATVYENIGYTEKAIVLYKKVGNKEKVRELEQEREISHPKKSYVDKFMSLFSGREDVFAVQTPEGYYPVRRPMNSSDVLEHFAGRKTLGVYVLRSDDTVKFAAYDVDVRKDFENDLSSEFHCKETAKMLYYLLRSDNLNAYIEFSGRKGYHLWIFFDIPVAAFKVRVVLAKILEKLQVPESVKVEIFPKQDKLNGGLGNLIKVPFGVHAKTKKRCVFLDEKLSPISNQLDFLLNISPNSSYLLESLFREYVDTDYDIQDSEIESIKTKKVSSKVKKESNQVITISQETSTFQKSTISSSKVFKKILRNEIHSSRNSAELTLLESSCFVVDQIMRKIETLAHISAEEEKILVSLLKHLPNGYGVAKKVLEKTIDYSEEKVRNLFDEVGNIPATCEEIKALATSLNIPLDLSKCVCRFKQVFNTPLNYVFSESQYLERLEPEEIAERLIVKAHEKVHIEVEMRKLKELLKQKLSDSKVIEFEDGRIVVDDRGEIRIEFI, from the coding sequence ATGAGTTTCCCGAAAGATGTAAAGGAAAAGCTGAACTTGGCAGTTTCATATGAGAAGAAATTTGAATTTAACAAGGCTTTAGAGGTATACAAGGAGCTCAGGGACTATTTGACCGTGGAAGATGGTTCTTTAATCAGGTTTGCAAAGCTGCTTGTCGAGTTTGAGGAATACAGTGAGGCAAAAGAAGTTCTTGAGAAAATAGTTTTAAACAAGAAAGTTTACACAAAAGAGCTTGTCTCGATGCTCGCTACGGTTTACGAAAACATTGGTTATACCGAAAAGGCAATAGTGCTGTACAAGAAGGTTGGAAATAAGGAAAAGGTCAGAGAGCTTGAGCAAGAGAGAGAAATTAGTCATCCAAAAAAATCGTATGTTGATAAATTCATGTCGCTATTTTCAGGACGCGAGGATGTTTTCGCTGTTCAAACCCCAGAAGGATACTATCCCGTTAGGCGACCTATGAATTCTTCAGATGTTCTTGAGCACTTCGCAGGTCGCAAAACTTTAGGCGTGTACGTTTTGAGAAGTGATGATACCGTAAAATTTGCTGCGTATGACGTGGACGTAAGAAAAGATTTTGAGAACGATTTGTCGAGTGAGTTTCATTGTAAAGAGACCGCTAAGATGTTGTATTACCTCTTGCGTTCTGATAATTTGAATGCATATATCGAATTCAGTGGTCGAAAGGGTTATCACTTGTGGATTTTCTTTGATATTCCGGTTGCTGCATTTAAGGTTAGGGTTGTACTTGCAAAGATCTTGGAAAAATTGCAAGTCCCAGAATCAGTTAAGGTAGAGATATTTCCTAAGCAAGATAAACTCAACGGTGGACTTGGCAATTTGATAAAAGTTCCGTTCGGTGTCCATGCGAAAACGAAGAAAAGATGTGTATTTTTAGATGAAAAACTATCGCCAATTTCAAATCAGTTAGACTTCTTGTTGAATATTTCGCCAAATTCATCGTATCTTCTTGAATCACTCTTCAGAGAATACGTCGACACAGATTACGATATCCAAGATAGCGAAATTGAAAGTATTAAAACAAAAAAAGTAAGTTCAAAGGTTAAGAAAGAAAGCAACCAGGTAATTACTATCTCGCAAGAAACGAGTACTTTTCAAAAGAGCACTATTTCGTCATCCAAAGTTTTCAAGAAGATTCTTAGAAACGAGATTCACTCATCAAGGAACAGTGCAGAACTAACACTCCTTGAGAGTTCCTGCTTCGTAGTTGACCAGATTATGAGAAAAATCGAAACACTTGCCCACATATCTGCTGAAGAAGAAAAGATTCTTGTAAGTTTATTGAAGCACCTTCCAAATGGCTATGGTGTTGCAAAAAAAGTTCTTGAGAAAACAATAGATTACAGCGAGGAAAAGGTGAGAAATCTGTTTGACGAGGTTGGGAACATCCCAGCAACATGCGAAGAGATAAAGGCATTGGCAACGAGTTTGAATATCCCATTAGATCTGAGCAAATGTGTTTGCCGATTTAAACAGGTTTTTAATACACCTCTTAATTACGTGTTTAGCGAATCTCAGTACTTAGAAAGGTTGGAACCTGAAGAAATTGCGGAAAGGCTCATTGTCAAAGCCCACGAAAAGGTACACATTGAAGTCGAGATGAGAAAGCTAAAAGAGTTGCTGAAACAAAAGCTAAGTGATTCCAAAGTTATTGAATTTGAAGACGGAAGGATTGTTGTAGATGATAGAGGAGAAATAAGAATAGAGTTTATTTGA
- the cas2 gene encoding CRISPR-associated endonuclease Cas2 encodes MFYVVSYDIVDDKRRRHVAKYLESYGVRVQYSVFETELNEQQLSSMIKGLKKKIKKSEDTIRIYAIPKEFREKILTIGTDKGSFYDKDIYIV; translated from the coding sequence ATGTTCTATGTCGTGAGCTATGACATAGTCGATGATAAGAGGCGAAGGCATGTGGCAAAGTACCTTGAGAGTTATGGCGTCAGAGTGCAGTATTCCGTTTTCGAAACGGAGCTAAATGAACAGCAGTTGTCGAGCATGATAAAGGGTTTGAAAAAGAAGATAAAGAAATCTGAAGACACAATACGAATATATGCAATTCCAAAGGAATTCAGAGAGAAGATCTTAACTATCGGAACGGATAAAGGTAGTTTCTACGACAAGGACATATATATTGTGTGA
- the ago gene encoding protein argonaute, with amino-acid sequence MGYESYGIPLNIFKIKLPPVVKRTYYFNQTTQPEIFASNLSRVNNIHFSYSNDLVWVDTPLVQVQILPLEASKYEIDKKEIIENDDRLFTKVFDAYIGKLFQDNGYLKVYSKNIFVNPRPVGSIANGEVSYYLMYLIRTLKLDEKWYLLVAPKLKFLSAKPTVESNLQSVLAFNFKTGKSFRVIEADKNQLKIFVNENIVSVKDLPAYYYSYTSTDAEKYGFLQEIIKIQKEVLPEQLKKLSTLQFLKDAIEISSQTQMANENIIQNFYEIQLKDGTSDRLNDIFKLHPIKTEGSIKIAFFFKSKEQYMKLKQTLTTLFHPNGIFTKAFKNLGIKKLSFLKNPANGSYFFTYDESTFTPSMPFKTNEKVVAIIFLEKFYGNIVPIIRNFPRNFILMPVLEKTILESKAYTINSFAYKIVNFTNERNIMYYLKIEPGTVFVGIDIAHSAMQDSSDIIFSSVDFLGKVLRVAVRKNAKLTEKADERFIESEIIKTIETYKIKYNREPKRIIIFRDGMFLEEISEIEETLKARIEEYALVEIKKNSMYNSHYNLQDKIIKLNETNYIYFPKTYQSQKSVEIKIVKNATKLKNNDIAKQTYLSTLLHHPSPYMTLKLPYPLYINDKISKVGGEWRFYVPYFI; translated from the coding sequence ATGGGATATGAATCATACGGAATTCCGTTAAATATTTTCAAAATAAAACTTCCACCAGTAGTTAAAAGAACGTATTACTTCAATCAAACAACTCAACCAGAAATCTTTGCATCGAACCTTTCAAGGGTAAACAACATCCATTTCAGTTATTCGAATGACCTTGTTTGGGTTGATACACCATTAGTCCAGGTGCAGATTCTTCCGTTAGAAGCCTCAAAATATGAGATTGATAAGAAGGAAATAATCGAGAATGATGATAGGTTGTTTACAAAAGTCTTTGATGCGTATATAGGGAAACTATTCCAGGATAACGGATATCTAAAAGTTTATTCGAAGAATATATTTGTCAACCCACGCCCAGTAGGCAGTATTGCAAACGGTGAGGTAAGCTATTATCTAATGTACCTAATCCGAACGCTGAAACTGGATGAAAAATGGTACTTGCTTGTTGCTCCAAAACTCAAATTCCTCTCGGCAAAACCGACAGTTGAGTCAAATCTTCAATCTGTCTTGGCTTTCAATTTCAAAACAGGGAAATCATTTAGAGTCATCGAAGCAGACAAGAACCAATTGAAGATATTTGTGAATGAGAATATAGTTTCGGTGAAAGACTTACCCGCGTACTATTATTCGTACACGTCTACAGATGCTGAAAAATACGGTTTTTTGCAAGAGATTATAAAGATTCAAAAAGAAGTACTTCCCGAGCAGTTGAAGAAGCTTTCTACTTTGCAATTCTTGAAAGACGCCATTGAGATATCTTCCCAAACACAAATGGCAAATGAAAACATTATACAGAATTTTTATGAGATACAACTTAAAGATGGTACTTCTGACAGACTAAACGATATTTTCAAGCTCCACCCGATAAAGACAGAGGGGAGTATAAAAATTGCATTTTTCTTTAAGTCGAAAGAACAATATATGAAACTCAAGCAAACCCTAACAACACTATTCCATCCCAACGGAATATTTACAAAAGCATTCAAGAATCTTGGAATAAAGAAACTGTCATTTCTCAAGAATCCGGCAAATGGGAGCTATTTTTTCACGTACGACGAAAGCACGTTCACTCCAAGCATGCCATTCAAAACAAACGAGAAAGTCGTTGCTATTATATTCCTCGAAAAGTTCTACGGAAACATAGTCCCAATCATACGTAACTTTCCAAGAAACTTTATACTAATGCCTGTGCTTGAGAAGACGATTCTCGAATCAAAAGCCTACACAATCAACAGCTTTGCCTACAAGATTGTGAATTTCACAAACGAAAGGAATATCATGTACTACCTAAAAATTGAACCTGGAACCGTATTTGTTGGTATAGATATTGCACACAGTGCAATGCAAGACTCATCGGATATAATATTCTCATCTGTTGACTTTCTTGGCAAAGTCTTGAGAGTAGCGGTTAGGAAAAACGCGAAGCTCACAGAGAAGGCAGATGAAAGGTTCATAGAGTCAGAGATAATCAAGACAATAGAGACATACAAAATCAAGTACAACAGAGAACCAAAAAGGATAATAATCTTCAGAGATGGTATGTTCCTTGAAGAGATATCAGAGATAGAAGAGACACTTAAAGCAAGGATAGAAGAATATGCACTTGTCGAAATCAAGAAAAACTCAATGTACAACAGCCACTACAACCTACAAGATAAAATAATCAAACTCAACGAGACGAACTACATCTACTTTCCGAAAACGTACCAATCGCAAAAAAGTGTGGAAATTAAAATTGTTAAAAACGCAACAAAGCTGAAGAACAACGATATAGCAAAACAAACGTACCTATCAACGCTCCTGCACCATCCTTCACCATACATGACTTTGAAACTACCGTATCCGCTGTACATAAACGACAAGATATCGAAAGTTGGGGGAGAATGGAGATTCTACGTACCTTATTTTATATAA
- the cas1 gene encoding CRISPR-associated endonuclease Cas1 gives MTLYLTEQGAVLHKKEGRLVIQKGQREIEEFPLKKIERIMILGNITLTTAMTNYCLDNKIEVIFMTKHGRYRGKLYTDEYRNVLLRLAQYARAQDEKFKTDIAKAIVLGKLKNSYNLLNQKAKKLPKGLLGEEKAAIQAIMNKVKSAKNVDQVRGYEGIAAKYYFLGVKKCIKNDELQFNGRTAHPPKDEINAMLSMGYHFLYVEMLLAMNAVGLDPYFGNLHTLDVSKHALLFDLIEEYRAIIVDNFVINASNLRIFTKSDFEYKENDICYFSKEGMKKFIALFEEHIRQKLPYHLDDETNYIRTIFEKQARHYSRVVLGEEKHYIPYYLKNLDPLS, from the coding sequence ATGACTCTTTATTTGACAGAACAAGGTGCAGTCTTGCATAAGAAAGAAGGAAGACTTGTAATTCAAAAAGGGCAAAGGGAAATAGAAGAATTTCCACTAAAGAAAATTGAAAGGATAATGATATTGGGTAACATAACCTTGACTACTGCGATGACAAACTACTGCCTTGACAACAAAATAGAAGTTATCTTCATGACAAAACACGGAAGATACAGAGGGAAACTCTACACTGATGAATACAGAAACGTGTTGTTGAGACTTGCTCAATATGCACGTGCACAAGATGAGAAATTCAAAACAGACATTGCAAAGGCTATAGTATTGGGAAAATTGAAAAACAGTTACAATCTCCTCAACCAAAAAGCTAAAAAACTTCCAAAAGGATTACTCGGCGAAGAAAAAGCGGCAATACAGGCGATAATGAACAAAGTGAAAAGTGCAAAAAATGTTGATCAGGTGAGGGGCTACGAGGGAATAGCGGCGAAATACTACTTTTTAGGAGTGAAGAAATGTATAAAGAATGACGAATTACAATTCAACGGAAGAACAGCGCATCCACCAAAAGATGAAATCAACGCCATGCTTTCGATGGGCTACCACTTTCTATATGTTGAGATGCTCTTAGCAATGAACGCAGTAGGGCTGGATCCATACTTTGGCAATCTCCATACGTTGGACGTCTCAAAACATGCCCTGCTCTTTGACTTAATCGAAGAATACAGGGCAATTATCGTCGACAACTTTGTAATAAACGCATCAAACCTTAGAATATTCACGAAATCTGACTTCGAGTACAAAGAAAATGATATATGTTACTTTAGCAAAGAGGGAATGAAAAAATTCATTGCACTATTTGAAGAACACATACGTCAAAAGCTGCCATACCATCTTGATGATGAGACAAATTATATAAGAACGATATTTGAAAAACAAGCAAGACACTACTCACGTGTAGTCCTCGGCGAAGAGAAACACTACATACCATACTACCTCAAAAATCTCGACCCGCTATCTTAG
- a CDS encoding protein kinase domain-containing protein: MSNYRGQNIVVLGENEILIEKNGKKYLLPHYIDGQRYEVTGILSANTGFGLILNAVDHHVFKRRVLIKARNYFGKIRRNNLDNKQFLVQARNDIKAERRVLELIRDINIPNTPVLRDYIEGYNPSLKWPEGDFYAKPYKDLEEEAYKEPYIVLQYIEGDTLENVLNSQITTQKLTSPEWRKTVFSLVKTICKIFRKLYRIGKRHESIAKIIYQDLKLDNIIVTPSWNFTLIDFGGVGVIKKDNKTYNLGRVYTPGYKAPEIDSLANRMVDEKVDVYTIGVVVYRLLTKVQITTDNILPNQTLKFDYSLLSKHNNKLIEEFVRRTTEPDPDKRIGFDDMTDMVYTILKNILTNQ, encoded by the coding sequence ATGTCAAATTACAGAGGTCAGAATATAGTAGTGTTAGGCGAAAACGAGATTTTGATTGAAAAGAATGGAAAGAAGTACCTTCTACCTCATTACATCGATGGGCAGAGATACGAGGTTACAGGAATTCTCAGTGCAAACACCGGTTTCGGATTGATTCTGAACGCTGTGGACCATCATGTTTTTAAAAGAAGAGTTCTGATTAAGGCAAGAAATTACTTTGGAAAAATTCGAAGAAATAATTTGGACAACAAGCAGTTCTTGGTCCAGGCAAGAAACGATATCAAGGCTGAGAGAAGGGTGCTTGAGCTCATAAGGGATATCAATATTCCAAATACGCCTGTCTTAAGAGACTATATAGAAGGTTACAATCCAAGCTTGAAGTGGCCCGAAGGTGATTTCTATGCCAAACCATACAAAGATCTTGAAGAAGAAGCTTACAAAGAGCCGTATATAGTTCTCCAGTATATCGAAGGAGATACTCTTGAAAATGTTTTGAATTCGCAAATCACTACTCAGAAGTTAACTTCTCCAGAGTGGAGGAAAACTGTTTTTAGTTTAGTTAAGACAATATGTAAGATTTTTAGAAAGTTGTACAGAATCGGCAAAAGACATGAAAGCATTGCAAAGATAATATATCAAGATTTGAAGCTTGATAATATTATCGTTACCCCATCGTGGAACTTCACTTTGATAGATTTCGGTGGCGTTGGAGTTATAAAAAAGGATAACAAAACTTACAATCTTGGAAGGGTATACACGCCAGGATATAAGGCACCTGAGATTGATTCACTTGCAAATCGGATGGTAGACGAAAAGGTTGATGTTTACACAATTGGCGTTGTAGTTTACCGATTACTTACCAAGGTTCAAATTACGACGGATAATATATTGCCAAATCAGACTTTGAAGTTTGATTATTCATTACTGAGTAAGCATAATAACAAATTAATTGAAGAGTTCGTTAGGAGGACTACCGAACCAGATCCTGACAAACGCATTGGGTTTGATGATATGACTGACATGGTTTATACGATCTTGAAGAATATCTTAACAAATCAATGA
- a CDS encoding PP2C family protein-serine/threonine phosphatase, with the protein MAGIGISIPEEVTVLRFEVKSNYRLDLIPNDVENNRVRLPIVIKDGYAYFIKECNQRSLVDLAKDKTISDEVFFELFGKVLELLSNVEKDLFKFYCLAPNSIFLDDDLEPLLYLYYPLFVEGKRAETNLDLPIFISPSNMSLESKNSRLLADLFSRLFLMRFSENEIDFRNRAEYVRNTLLMQGKFDLNHWFNKSYNNKYTFAECSEKYKEAIQLTKKRAEGFDGSNFRGYRLASYSKIGKGKLKPEDDFKETSSVNQDAYFEKKSGEMAIVAVFDGISSSAVGNGNIASRLAAEILKRKYEEFEAKYEENGKVTEKEVKKFFEEFVNEANKNIVAEALNQAEKMEIEITDTSVMMATTFTGVLMVKNEFYMCSVGDSPCYVLNEQSAKKVNIEHNLRLEKLLSGQRFDESDPMLNSLTQALGMATIQNNEIKPVKPSCEFLHSTLMPDEFIMVMSDGVIDFSLGNTENDKEKYFHSLFIDKYNKTNMLKETVEDVLDELNKQAGDNITLCVIKPEFTKIESEEEGDKNEKVS; encoded by the coding sequence ATGGCAGGTATAGGTATTAGTATTCCCGAAGAGGTGACAGTGCTGAGGTTTGAAGTTAAGTCCAACTATCGTCTTGATTTGATACCTAATGATGTTGAGAACAACAGAGTCCGGCTACCGATAGTTATCAAGGATGGTTATGCGTACTTTATCAAAGAATGTAATCAAAGAAGTCTCGTCGATTTAGCAAAAGACAAGACGATTTCCGATGAAGTGTTCTTTGAGCTGTTTGGAAAGGTTCTTGAACTTCTCAGTAACGTGGAAAAGGATTTGTTCAAATTCTACTGCTTAGCTCCGAATTCTATATTCCTCGACGATGACCTTGAACCTTTACTCTATCTTTATTATCCACTTTTTGTGGAAGGCAAGCGAGCCGAGACAAATTTGGATTTACCAATATTCATTTCTCCGTCAAACATGTCGTTAGAAAGCAAGAACTCCAGGCTCTTAGCAGATCTATTTTCAAGATTATTCTTAATGCGGTTCTCAGAAAACGAGATCGATTTTAGAAATAGGGCTGAATACGTAAGGAATACTCTTCTTATGCAAGGTAAGTTTGACTTGAACCACTGGTTTAATAAATCCTACAACAATAAGTATACATTCGCAGAGTGTTCGGAAAAGTACAAGGAAGCAATACAGCTTACAAAAAAAAGAGCCGAAGGCTTTGATGGTTCCAATTTTCGCGGCTACAGATTAGCTTCATATTCTAAGATAGGCAAAGGAAAGTTAAAGCCTGAGGATGATTTTAAGGAAACTTCTTCGGTTAATCAAGATGCATATTTCGAAAAAAAAAGTGGAGAAATGGCAATTGTCGCGGTGTTTGACGGTATATCCAGTTCTGCAGTCGGAAACGGAAACATAGCATCCCGCCTCGCAGCAGAGATTCTCAAGCGTAAATATGAAGAGTTCGAAGCCAAATACGAGGAAAACGGCAAAGTTACAGAAAAGGAAGTAAAGAAGTTTTTCGAAGAATTCGTCAACGAAGCTAACAAAAACATAGTGGCTGAAGCACTTAACCAAGCTGAGAAAATGGAAATTGAAATAACTGATACCTCAGTTATGATGGCAACTACGTTTACAGGTGTACTAATGGTGAAAAATGAGTTTTACATGTGCTCTGTTGGAGATTCACCCTGCTACGTGCTAAACGAACAATCAGCAAAAAAGGTAAACATAGAACACAATTTGAGATTAGAGAAATTACTAAGTGGGCAGAGATTCGATGAAAGTGACCCTATGTTAAATAGCCTTACACAAGCTTTAGGAATGGCAACGATTCAAAACAATGAAATTAAGCCGGTGAAACCAAGTTGCGAATTCTTGCACAGCACGTTGATGCCTGATGAGTTCATTATGGTCATGTCAGATGGTGTAATAGACTTCTCACTCGGAAATACGGAGAACGATAAGGAAAAGTACTTCCATTCACTATTCATTGATAAATACAACAAGACAAATATGCTGAAAGAAACGGTTGAGGACGTTCTGGACGAACTTAACAAACAAGCGGGTGATAACATAACTTTGTGCGTTATAAAACCTGAGTTTACGAAAATAGAATCCGAAGAGGAGGGTGATAAAAATGAGAAAGTGTCTTAA
- a CDS encoding FHA domain-containing protein, protein MRKCLNCGKEYTDLTLDFCDCGGPIVDIDNEQKDEANDFMYEQLDLYDKLDDSQDTSHAQQEQERTDISTMATDNEDNDVLEQLNSIPEFDEEFESEIEEIETEKEIDSEFVPELVEESLEPLDEEVEEETIVFASVKVPGFSLKDVVEFNEDFNPFPDDFSIQDDNELQNTAQINGAKLQNMIEESGVQHETQDDALSSSTNVPIGNVNFGEQIKDSIDISIYKNKKVLIERTFSLDEIIIGRGLEKFETDISLKDFDQEKTTSRKHVKIVKYEGKYYLVNVSDKSPVRVNGKVIPKDLPIPLYDGDRIILGNKIGVLVRNS, encoded by the coding sequence ATGAGAAAGTGTCTTAATTGTGGTAAAGAGTACACGGATTTAACTTTAGATTTCTGCGATTGCGGTGGTCCTATCGTTGATATCGATAACGAACAAAAAGACGAGGCTAATGACTTTATGTATGAGCAACTTGATCTTTATGACAAGCTGGATGATAGTCAAGATACGTCACACGCTCAGCAAGAACAAGAGCGAACCGATATTTCAACAATGGCTACTGATAATGAAGATAACGATGTACTTGAACAACTAAACTCTATCCCAGAATTTGATGAGGAATTCGAGAGTGAGATTGAAGAAATTGAGACTGAAAAAGAAATTGATTCGGAATTCGTCCCGGAACTTGTAGAGGAATCATTAGAACCATTAGATGAAGAAGTTGAGGAAGAGACGATAGTTTTTGCATCCGTAAAGGTACCAGGCTTTTCTCTTAAGGATGTTGTTGAGTTTAATGAAGATTTTAATCCTTTTCCGGATGATTTCTCGATACAAGATGATAATGAATTGCAGAATACGGCACAAATCAATGGTGCGAAGCTCCAAAACATGATAGAGGAATCTGGAGTTCAACACGAAACACAAGATGATGCCTTAAGTAGTTCGACGAATGTTCCAATAGGTAATGTCAATTTCGGTGAGCAAATAAAGGATTCAATTGATATATCAATTTACAAGAATAAGAAAGTGCTTATCGAAAGAACGTTCAGCCTTGATGAAATAATAATCGGACGTGGGTTGGAGAAATTTGAGACAGATATAAGCCTTAAAGATTTTGACCAGGAAAAAACTACAAGTCGAAAACACGTAAAGATAGTCAAGTACGAAGGTAAATATTATCTTGTGAATGTCAGCGACAAATCGCCAGTAAGAGTTAACGGAAAAGTTATTCCAAAGGATTTACCTATACCGCTCTACGACGGCGACAGAATAATACTTGGTAACAAAATCGGTGTGTTGGTTAGAAATTCATAA
- a CDS encoding vWA domain-containing protein, whose translation MEKKLVFESRFHKPYIYSKVRDDVENILQVQFKPSEKFTSSDAGTKSVDFCIVLDVSGSMQEPFTSGSTQKKIDAAIQAAKKVYDFIGPSDTISIVFYSDKVHTILDKGTNIRRDEYERLIDTARNYSGATNITLGLRRGKEILHLGKGTIKRIIFLTDGLPTEDTEEDGLREASDIAEKKITINALGVGNDFNYVYIEKLAQKTRGTTYHMKSRDDAVKIFEEVFQSAKNTIVKNVTAKFKFSERVRVKDFYRALPETTYMGKLELGKDRLLEVDLGDVELGKVYEYLFEVAIPKPVTEYQGPFKAGEVTLEYELTATGERISDKKDLIVELTGDIEKTYSEYASVYESYIKCQINKLDMLMNEKLKVGDGKTAKDLINEIIKKADEIGDYNLKEMYENMLEELIRTGKISQKYLIVASNQTTRINNQAVGSNQEVNVDEIFG comes from the coding sequence ATGGAAAAGAAGTTAGTATTTGAATCGAGGTTTCACAAGCCGTACATATATTCTAAGGTTAGGGACGATGTCGAAAACATACTGCAAGTTCAATTCAAGCCATCGGAAAAATTCACTTCAAGTGATGCGGGCACAAAAAGTGTTGATTTCTGTATCGTATTAGATGTGTCAGGTTCCATGCAAGAACCATTCACATCTGGCAGCACCCAAAAGAAAATCGACGCAGCAATACAGGCAGCAAAGAAAGTTTATGACTTCATAGGTCCAAGTGATACGATAAGTATAGTCTTCTACAGCGACAAAGTACATACGATTTTAGACAAGGGAACGAACATCAGGAGAGATGAGTACGAGAGGTTGATCGATACGGCAAGAAACTATTCGGGTGCAACTAATATTACACTCGGTCTTAGAAGAGGAAAAGAGATACTCCATTTAGGAAAAGGTACAATCAAAAGAATCATATTCTTGACAGACGGGTTACCAACCGAAGACACAGAAGAGGACGGATTAAGAGAAGCATCAGACATTGCAGAAAAGAAGATTACAATAAACGCACTTGGTGTCGGAAATGATTTTAACTACGTCTACATCGAAAAGCTTGCTCAGAAGACAAGAGGAACAACTTACCACATGAAATCACGCGATGATGCTGTTAAAATATTTGAAGAAGTATTCCAGTCCGCTAAGAATACAATAGTTAAGAACGTTACCGCTAAATTCAAGTTCTCAGAAAGAGTAAGGGTTAAAGATTTCTACAGAGCACTTCCTGAAACAACGTACATGGGAAAACTTGAACTTGGCAAAGACAGATTGCTCGAAGTAGACCTTGGCGATGTTGAGTTAGGAAAAGTGTACGAGTATCTATTCGAAGTAGCAATACCAAAACCAGTCACAGAGTATCAAGGACCTTTCAAAGCTGGAGAAGTAACTCTGGAATATGAATTAACAGCAACAGGAGAACGCATAAGCGATAAGAAGGACTTGATAGTTGAGCTAACAGGAGACATAGAAAAGACATATTCAGAATACGCATCAGTTTACGAGAGCTACATTAAATGCCAGATAAATAAACTTGATATGTTAATGAATGAAAAGCTGAAAGTAGGTGATGGAAAAACTGCAAAAGATTTGATAAATGAAATAATTAAGAAAGCGGACGAAATCGGTGATTACAATTTAAAGGAGATGTACGAAAATATGTTAGAAGAGCTTATAAGGACCGGTAAAATATCACAAAAATACCTGATAGTAGCTTCAAACCAGACTACAAGAATCAACAATCAAGCAGTTGGGAGCAACCAGGAAGTGAACGTAGACGAGATTTTTGGATAG